A region from the Cucurbita pepo subsp. pepo cultivar mu-cu-16 unplaced genomic scaffold, ASM280686v2 Cp4.1_scaffold000466, whole genome shotgun sequence genome encodes:
- the LOC111785370 gene encoding DNA damage-repair/toleration protein DRT100-like, translating to MHTEEKTSTLPSYREKTYMRMLLVVFFLFAAVEACSPSGQAALLAFKAALNEPYLGIFNSWTGNSCCGGWYGISCDPETLEVTEISLRGESEDPIFQKAGRTGYMTGSISPEICKLDSLTILIISDWKGISGEIPKCLTKLSQLRVLDLVGNKISGEIPSDFGNLNRLTVLNLADNAISGTIPKSIVNIGGLMHLDLRNNQISGEVPSDFGKLEMLSRALLSSNQLGGSIPASVTKMNRLADLDLSMNGISGMIPENMGNMPVLSTLNLDSNRISGQIPPTLISNGGLGILNLSRNALDGQIPDVFCPGSYFMALDLSFNALKGPIPNSLSSAEYVGHLNLSHNHLCGSIPIGSPFDHLEASSFSNNDCLCGNPLSTC from the coding sequence ATGCATACAGAAGAAAAAACCTCAACATTGCCTTCATACAGAGAGAAAACATATATGAGAATGTTACTTgttgtcttcttcctcttcgcCGCCGTCGAAGCTTGCTCGCCTTCGGGCCAGGCGGCCCTGCTCGCATTCAAGGCGGCGCTGAACGAGCCGTATTTAGGAATCTTCAATTCATGGACTGGAAATTCCTGCTGCGGTGGCTGGTATGGAATCAGCTGTGATCCTGAAACTCTCGAGGTCACTGAAATTAGCCTCCGCGGCGAGTCGGAGGATCCGATCTTCCAGAAGGCCGGCCGAACCGGGTACATGACCGGCTCGATTTCGCCTGAGATTTGTAAACTCGATAGCCTCACGATCCTCATCATTTCCGATTGGAAAGGAATCTCCGGCGAGATTCCGAAGTGCTTGACGAAACTCAGCCAACTCCGAGTTCTCGACCTCGTCGGAAACAAAATCAGCGGCGAAATTCCTTCGGATTTCGGAAACCTAAATCGCCTTACCGTGCTTAACCTCGCAGATAATGCGATTTCCGGTACTATACCTAAATCGATCGTGAATATCGGCGGTCTGATGCATCTCGACCTCAGGAACAATCAAATTTCCGGCGAAGTTCCATCCGATTTTGGGAAATTAGAGATGCTGAGTCGAGCGCTTCTTAGCAGCAACCAACTCGGGGGATCGATTCCGGCTTCGGTTACGAAAATGAACCGCCTCGCAGATTTGGATTTGTCGATGAACGGTATCTCCGGCATGATTCCGGAGAATATGGGAAACATGCCGGTTTTGTCGACTCTGAATCTGGACAGCAACAGAATCTCAGGGCAAATACCTCCAACTCTGATCAGCAATGGCGGGCTAGGGATTCTGAATTTGAGCAGAAACGCTCTGGACGGGCAGATTCCGGACGTTTTCTGCCCGGGTTCATACTTCATGGCGCTCGACTTGTCGTTCAATGCCCTTAAAGGTCCGATACCAAATTCATTGTCGTCAGCCGAATACGTTGGGCATTTGAATCTGAGTCATAACCATCTTTGCGGGTCCATACCCATCGGGTCGCCCTTTGATCACCTCGAAGCGTCGTCGTTTTCCAACAATGACTGCCTCTGTGGGAACCCATTAAGCACTTGTTGA
- the LOC111785367 gene encoding ras-related protein RGP1-like, whose amino-acid sequence MSNLQSNFNQKIDYVFKVVLIGDSAVGKSQLLSRFSRNMFSLDSKATIGVEFQTKTLVIDKKAIKAQIWDTAGQERYRAVTSAYYRGAVGAMLVYDMTKRQSFDHITRWLDELRGHADKNIVIMLIGNKSDLDSLRLVPTEDAKEFAQMESLFFMETSALEATNVEAAFNTILTEIYRVVSRKTLIANEDTDTDGSASLLEGVKIVVPGQEPQPATSAGCCRS is encoded by the exons ATGTCTAATCTGCAATCGAATTTCAATCAGAAGATCGATTATGTATTCAAGGTCGTGTTGATTGGGGATTCTGCGGTGGGGAAGTCGCAACTTCTTTCTCGTTTTTCTAGGAATATGTTTAGTTTGGATTCGAAGGCTACGATTGGGGTTGAGTTTCAGACAAAGACGCTCGTCATTGACAAGAAAGCTATCAAGGCGCAGATATGGGATACTGCTGGACAGGAGAG GTATCGTGCAGTGACAAGTGCATACTACAGAGGTGCTGTGGGGGCAATGCTGGTCTACGACATGACAAAACGTCAGTCGTTCGATCATATAACTAGATGGTTAGATGAACTGCGTGGGCACGCAGACAAGAACATCGTTATCATGCTTATAGGGAACAAGTCTGATCTAGATTCTCTTCGTCTTGTGCCCACAGAAGATGCTAAAGAGTTCGCTCAAATGGAGAGCCTGTTTTTCATGGAAACATCAGCTCTGGAGGCAACTAACGTAGAGGCAGCATTCAATACCATACTGACAGAAATTTACCGAGTGGTTAGCAGGAAGACACTGATTGCAAATGAGGATACTGATACCGACGGAAGCGCATCACTCCTCGAAGGAGTCAAAATTGTTGTCCCTGGACAAGAGCCTCAGCCTGCAACCTCTGCTGGCTGTTGCAGGAGTTGA